In Lycium ferocissimum isolate CSIRO_LF1 chromosome 11, AGI_CSIRO_Lferr_CH_V1, whole genome shotgun sequence, a single genomic region encodes these proteins:
- the LOC132036079 gene encoding septum-promoting GTP-binding protein 1-like isoform X1 — protein MNFIKMTKVCKKIVQVNIKWKIFDRVSIFKDFFRFIWERIIVCSTGRKPVRYRRLSRRTLSTQAMEEVEQYVVEGENDVLNASCSGYDSDSDLVTLKISILGDCQIGKTSFVIKYVGDEQEKKCLQMKGLNLMDKTLAVRGARIVFRIWDVGGDHSSCDQIPIACKDAVAILFMFDLTSRSTLNNVISWYSEARKWNQTAIPILIGTKFDDFVQLPPDIQWSVVTQARAYAKAMKATLFFSSATHNINVNKIFKFIMAKLFNLPWTVQRNLTIGEPIIDF, from the exons atgaatttcatcaaaatgactAAAGTCTGCAAGAAAATAGTTCAAGTCAACATTAAGTGGAAGATATTTGATAGAGTTTCAATCTTTAAAGATTTTTTTCGTTTCATTTGGGAAAGAATTATTGTTTGTTCAACTGGAAGGAAACCTGTAAGATACAGGCGTTTGTCTAGAAGAACTTTATCAACTCAGGCCATGGAGGAAGTTGAACAGTATGTTGTAGAAGGGGAAAATGATGTTTTGAATGCAAGTTGTAGTGGGTATGATAGTGATTCAGATTTAGTTACTTTGAAGATCAGTATTTTGGGTGATTGTCAGATTGGTAAAACAAGTTTTGTG attaagTATGTAGGTGATGAACAAGAAAAGAAGTGCTTGCAGATGAAGGGATTGAATTTGATGGATAAAACATTAGCTGTACGAGGTGCAAGAATTGTATTTAGAATATGGGATGTAGGAG GTGATCATAGCTCATGTGATCAGATTCCAATTGCTTGTAAAGATGCTGTTGCCATTCTTTTTATGTTTGATCTCACTAGCAGGAGTACATTGAACAA TGTGATAAGTTGGTATAGTGAAGCAAGAAAGTGGAATCAG ACTGCCATTCCAATACTAATTGGGACCAAATTTGATGATTTTGTCCAGCTTCCACCAGACATTCAATGGTCAGTAGTGACACAG GCAAGGGCATATGCAAAGGCAATGAAAGCAACTCTTTTCTTCTCAAGTGCAACACATAACATCAATGTGAATAAGATCTTTAAGTTTATTATGGCAAAGCTGTTTAACTTGCCTTGGACTGTCCAGAGGAATCTTACTATTGGGGAACCAATTATTGACTTCTAG
- the LOC132036669 gene encoding tryptophan synthase beta chain 1-like: MAFSSPSQIYPQLPNPHRFSSLSQSQLPFKLIKITSLPSKKPVIACVLTGQSMSGQVAQRPDSFGRFGKFGGKYVPETLMHALDELETAFNSLATDQDFQKELDGILRDYIGRESPLYFAERLTEHYKRPDGEGPLIYLKREDLNHTGAHKINNAVAQALLASRLGKKRIIAETGAGQHGVATATVCARFGLECVIYMGAQDMDRQSLNVFRMRLLGAEVRAVHSGTATLKDATSEAIRDWVTNVETTHYILGSVAGPHPYPMMVREFHAVIGKETRKQALEKWAGKPDVLVACVGGGSNAMGLFHEFVDDKDVRLIGVEAAGFGLDSGKHAATLTKGEVGVLHGAMSYLLQDEDGQIVEPHSISAGLDYPGVGPEHSFLKDLGRAEYHSITDEEALEAFKRLSRLEGIIPALETSHALAYLEMLCPTLPNGAKVVLNCSGRGDKDVQTAIKYLKF; the protein is encoded by the exons atggccttctccTCACCGAGCCAAATATATCCACAACTACCCAACCCCCACCGTTTCTCCTCCTTATCCCAATCACAACTACCCTTCAAACTCATCAAAATTACATCTTTACCCTCCAAGAAACCTGTCATAGCTTGTGTCCTCACCGGACAATCAATGTCGGGTCAGGTCGCTCAACGACCCGATTCGTTTGGTCGGTTTGGGAAATTTGGAGGCAAGTATGTACCGGAAACCCTAATGCATGCTCTCGATGAGCTCGAAACCGCATTCAATTCGCTCGCTACTGATCAAGACTTTCAG AAGGAACTAGATGGGATATTGCGAGATTATATTGGCAGAGAGAGTCCTCTTTATTTTGCGGAGCGACTTACTGAGCATTATAAACGTCCAGATGGTGAAGGGCCACTGATCTACCTGAAGAGAGAAGATCTAAACCACACTGGTgctcataaaatcaataatgcGGTTGCCCAAGCTTTGCTTGCCAGTCGCTTGGGGAAAAAACGCATTATCGCTGAGACAGGGGCTGGTCAGCATGGTGTTGCCACTGCAACTGTTTGTGCCCGGTTTGGTTTGGAGTGCGTTATTTACATGGGTGCTCAAGATATGGATAGACAATCACTGAATGTCTTCAGAATGCGACTGCTTGGAGCTGAG GTTAGAGCAGTCCACTCAGGAACTGCTACGCTCAAGGATGCTACTTCAGAAGCTATAAGGGATTGGGTTACAAATGTTGAAACAACTCATTACATCCTTGGATCTGTTGCAGGACCTCATCCTTACCCAATGATGGTTAGGGAATTCCATGCAGTGATCGGTAAAGAAACAAGGAAGCAAGCTTTGGAAAAGTGGGCTGGGAAACCAGACGTGCTTGTTGCATGTGTTGGAGGAGGTTCAAATGCTATGGGACTGTTTCATGAGTTTGTTGATGACAAAGATGTGAGGTTGATTGGGGTTGAAGCAGCAGGTTTTGGTCTCGATAGTGGTAAACATGCTGCCACTTTGACTAAGGGAGAGGTAGGAGTTCTGCATGGAGCTATGAGCTATCTCCTGCAGGATGAAGATGGGCAGATAGTTGAGCCTCATTCTATCAGTGCCG GATTGGATTACCCTGGAGTTGGGCCAGAACACAGCTTTTTGAAAGATTTGGGGAGAGCAGAATACCATAGTATCACAGATGAGGAGGCTTTGGAAG CCTTCAAAAGGTTATCGCGGTTAGAGGGCATTATTCCCGCTCTGGAAACATCTCATGCTTTGGCATACCTGGAGATGCTGTGTCCAACCCTACCCAATGGAGCTAAGGTTGTGCTCAACTGCAGTGGTAGAGGAGATAAGGATGTTCAAACTGCCATTaaatatttgaagttttga
- the LOC132036079 gene encoding septum-promoting GTP-binding protein 1-like isoform X2 produces the protein MNFIKMTKVCKKIVQVNIKWKIFDRVSIFKDFFRFIWERIIVCSTGRKPVRYRRLSRRTLSTQAMEEVEQYVVEGENDVLNASCSGYDSDSDLVTLKISILGDCQIGKTSFVIKYVGDEQEKKCLQMKGLNLMDKTLAVRGARIVFRIWDVGGDHSSCDQIPIACKDAVAILFMFDLTSRSTLNNVISWYSEARKWNQARAYAKAMKATLFFSSATHNINVNKIFKFIMAKLFNLPWTVQRNLTIGEPIIDF, from the exons atgaatttcatcaaaatgactAAAGTCTGCAAGAAAATAGTTCAAGTCAACATTAAGTGGAAGATATTTGATAGAGTTTCAATCTTTAAAGATTTTTTTCGTTTCATTTGGGAAAGAATTATTGTTTGTTCAACTGGAAGGAAACCTGTAAGATACAGGCGTTTGTCTAGAAGAACTTTATCAACTCAGGCCATGGAGGAAGTTGAACAGTATGTTGTAGAAGGGGAAAATGATGTTTTGAATGCAAGTTGTAGTGGGTATGATAGTGATTCAGATTTAGTTACTTTGAAGATCAGTATTTTGGGTGATTGTCAGATTGGTAAAACAAGTTTTGTG attaagTATGTAGGTGATGAACAAGAAAAGAAGTGCTTGCAGATGAAGGGATTGAATTTGATGGATAAAACATTAGCTGTACGAGGTGCAAGAATTGTATTTAGAATATGGGATGTAGGAG GTGATCATAGCTCATGTGATCAGATTCCAATTGCTTGTAAAGATGCTGTTGCCATTCTTTTTATGTTTGATCTCACTAGCAGGAGTACATTGAACAA TGTGATAAGTTGGTATAGTGAAGCAAGAAAGTGGAATCAG GCAAGGGCATATGCAAAGGCAATGAAAGCAACTCTTTTCTTCTCAAGTGCAACACATAACATCAATGTGAATAAGATCTTTAAGTTTATTATGGCAAAGCTGTTTAACTTGCCTTGGACTGTCCAGAGGAATCTTACTATTGGGGAACCAATTATTGACTTCTAG